Proteins encoded together in one Lysinibacter cavernae window:
- the glyA gene encoding serine hydroxymethyltransferase — protein MSEKLPSTFTQPLSEVDPEIAEVLKLELGRQRDYLEMIASENFVPRAVLEAQGSVLTNKYAEGYPGRRYYGGCEYVDVAESLAIQRAKDLFGAEHANVQPHAGAQANAAALYALAAVGDTILGQELSHGGHLTHGMKLNFSGRNYNAVSYGVDPETYRVDMDIVREKALEHRPTVLIAGWSAYPRQLDFAAFRSIADEVGAKLWVDMAHFAGLVAAGLHPSPVPHADVVTSTVHKTLAGPRSGVVLSKAEYQKKIDSAVFPGQQGGPLMHVIAAKATAFKLAGQDEFRDRQERTIRGAQIIAERLMAKDTTDNGISVLTGGTDVHLVLVDLRNAAIDGKQSEDLLHEVGITVNRNSIPFDPRPPMVTSGLRIGTSALATRGFGDTEFAEVAEIIAAVLKPGADIDALRARAAKLAADFPLYPGQEQW, from the coding sequence ATGTCAGAAAAGTTGCCGTCCACGTTTACCCAGCCGCTGTCTGAGGTTGACCCAGAAATCGCAGAGGTACTCAAGCTTGAGCTCGGTCGCCAACGCGACTACCTCGAGATGATCGCGAGCGAGAACTTCGTTCCTCGCGCAGTACTCGAGGCCCAGGGCTCTGTGCTCACCAATAAGTATGCAGAGGGCTACCCAGGACGCCGCTACTACGGTGGCTGCGAATACGTCGATGTGGCTGAGTCATTGGCCATCCAGCGCGCGAAGGACCTGTTCGGAGCCGAGCACGCCAACGTGCAGCCCCACGCAGGCGCACAGGCCAACGCCGCAGCGCTCTACGCGCTAGCCGCGGTCGGCGACACCATCCTTGGCCAGGAGCTGTCACACGGTGGGCACCTTACCCACGGCATGAAGCTCAACTTCTCTGGCCGCAACTACAACGCCGTTTCGTACGGTGTAGACCCCGAAACCTACCGCGTCGACATGGATATCGTGCGCGAGAAGGCCCTTGAGCACCGCCCGACGGTCCTCATCGCCGGATGGTCGGCCTACCCTCGTCAGCTTGATTTTGCTGCGTTCCGCTCGATCGCCGACGAGGTTGGCGCGAAGCTCTGGGTCGACATGGCTCACTTCGCCGGACTCGTTGCGGCTGGGCTCCACCCGTCACCGGTTCCTCACGCCGACGTTGTTACGTCAACCGTGCACAAGACGCTTGCCGGCCCCCGTTCGGGCGTTGTGCTGAGCAAGGCAGAGTACCAGAAGAAGATTGACTCTGCCGTGTTCCCAGGCCAGCAGGGTGGGCCGCTCATGCACGTCATCGCCGCAAAGGCGACGGCGTTCAAGCTTGCAGGTCAGGACGAGTTCCGCGACCGCCAAGAGCGCACCATCCGCGGTGCCCAGATCATCGCCGAGCGCCTCATGGCGAAAGACACCACCGATAACGGCATCTCGGTGCTCACCGGTGGAACCGACGTGCACCTCGTGCTCGTTGACCTTCGCAACGCCGCCATCGACGGCAAGCAGTCGGAAGACCTGCTGCACGAGGTTGGCATCACGGTGAACCGCAACTCGATCCCCTTCGACCCTCGCCCGCCGATGGTCACCTCTGGCCTCCGCATCGGAACGTCTGCCCTCGCCACTCGCGGCTTTGGCGACACCGAGTTTGCTGAGGTTGCCGAGATCATCGCCGCCGTGCTCAAGCCAGGTGCCGACATTGACGCGCTGCGCGCTCGCGCCGCGAAGCTTGCGGCCGACTTCCCCCTCTACCCCGGTCAGGAACAGTGGTAG
- a CDS encoding MFS transporter gives MSPTAVSAAPTAEKFPAAALVILAATTFLSVTIEMIPTGLMPEMSRELGVTEGQIGLLLTVFAFTVVVSAVPLTALTASWPRRTILVVALSGLATSTVLSAIAPTYELLIGARLIGGLFHGLFWSVACAYAGYIVSREQVGRAVSIIVSGGTLAFVLGVPLGTALGHVLGWRMAFGVIAIAGFIGVVLVVLIVPPVNRVAPAKRVRKRDRNPADALRASTWRDETTVITLFVCLLAAFIMVGHYSFYSYITPFLLEVVGVSVDALPTMLFIYGVAGAVGLVLMGWLFSSKVVLGLRWSLLGCLAGVVLLAAATAIPWLAFLGFVLWGVSFGILPPTLQTTMLRTASDRIRDSASAVYTSSFNFGIGAGALVGAMLLPGIGLAGLPWFYVVILVAAIVGSTVGIRAITRRRLRDEISRASSHTN, from the coding sequence ATGTCTCCCACTGCTGTTTCCGCTGCGCCGACGGCGGAGAAATTTCCCGCCGCCGCGCTCGTTATCCTTGCCGCGACCACATTTCTTTCGGTCACCATTGAAATGATCCCAACCGGTCTCATGCCGGAGATGAGTCGCGAGCTTGGCGTTACCGAGGGCCAGATCGGCCTGTTGCTGACCGTTTTTGCCTTCACCGTTGTGGTCTCGGCCGTGCCGCTGACCGCGCTCACTGCCTCCTGGCCGCGCCGCACGATCCTTGTTGTCGCCCTCTCCGGTCTTGCGACGAGCACGGTGCTGTCTGCTATCGCCCCGACCTACGAACTGCTTATCGGCGCACGGCTCATTGGCGGCCTGTTTCACGGTCTGTTCTGGAGTGTCGCCTGCGCGTATGCCGGATACATCGTCTCGCGGGAGCAGGTTGGTCGAGCCGTCTCAATTATTGTCTCCGGCGGCACGCTTGCGTTTGTGCTTGGCGTGCCGCTTGGTACCGCCCTCGGACATGTCCTCGGCTGGCGGATGGCCTTTGGCGTTATCGCCATTGCCGGATTCATCGGGGTCGTGTTGGTCGTCTTGATTGTGCCCCCTGTCAACCGAGTTGCACCTGCAAAACGGGTGAGGAAACGCGATAGGAACCCAGCGGATGCCCTGCGAGCATCCACCTGGCGCGACGAAACGACCGTGATCACGCTGTTTGTATGCCTACTCGCCGCATTCATCATGGTCGGGCACTACTCGTTCTACTCGTACATCACCCCGTTCCTGCTCGAGGTTGTTGGGGTCTCGGTGGATGCCCTACCAACGATGCTGTTCATCTACGGTGTCGCCGGTGCGGTTGGCCTCGTGCTCATGGGCTGGCTGTTTAGCTCGAAGGTTGTGCTTGGGCTGCGCTGGTCGTTGCTCGGATGCCTGGCCGGAGTTGTGCTGTTGGCTGCAGCGACTGCCATCCCATGGCTGGCGTTTCTTGGCTTTGTGCTGTGGGGTGTCTCCTTCGGCATTTTGCCGCCAACCTTGCAGACAACGATGCTGCGAACGGCATCCGATCGGATTCGCGACTCGGCAAGCGCCGTCTATACAAGTTCGTTTAATTTTGGCATCGGGGCTGGAGCGCTGGTGGGCGCAATGCTGCTTCCCGGAATCGGTCTCGCTGGCCTTCCCTGGTTCTACGTGGTTATTCTTGTTGCCGCCATCGTTGGCAGCACGGTTGGAATTAGGGCCATAACGCGGCGGCGGCTGCGTGACGAAATATCCCGGGCCAGTTCACACACAAACTGA
- the purU gene encoding formyltetrahydrofolate deformylase has translation MSSNVEQVTLPQTSSDAIAPSATTTQHWVLSFSCVDQPGIVHAISGAVVDAGGNITESQQFSSDDTGRFFMRLQVLSPATRDELEATLRPVAERYEMSWKLDIVGRRIRTLLLASTAQHCVNDLLFRARGGQLPIDVPLILANHPTLSDLASFYGVPFEHKPVTGPDSKAAFEDRIREVIAEHNIELVVLARYMQILSPELCEELSGKAINIHHSFLPGFKGANPYKQAHQRGVKLIGATAHFVTTDLDEGPIIEQDVARVDHSRTPAELVALGQDEESRALRRAVTWFAENRILLDGDRTIIFQ, from the coding sequence ATGTCCTCTAACGTAGAGCAGGTGACTCTACCGCAGACCTCTTCAGACGCCATCGCCCCTTCCGCAACCACAACGCAGCACTGGGTGCTGTCGTTTAGCTGTGTTGACCAGCCTGGAATTGTGCATGCGATCAGCGGGGCGGTTGTGGATGCCGGTGGCAATATCACCGAGAGCCAGCAGTTCTCGAGCGACGACACCGGTCGCTTTTTTATGCGGCTGCAGGTGCTCTCTCCGGCGACTCGCGACGAGCTTGAGGCAACGCTTCGCCCGGTCGCTGAGCGCTACGAGATGAGTTGGAAGCTCGACATCGTTGGGCGGCGCATTCGCACGCTGTTATTGGCCTCAACTGCGCAACACTGCGTGAACGATCTGCTGTTCAGGGCGCGCGGAGGCCAGCTCCCTATTGATGTGCCGCTCATCCTCGCCAACCACCCAACGCTGAGCGATCTCGCGTCATTCTACGGTGTGCCCTTTGAGCATAAGCCCGTGACGGGTCCGGATTCGAAGGCTGCCTTCGAGGACCGCATCCGCGAAGTCATTGCCGAGCACAACATCGAGCTCGTTGTACTCGCCCGCTACATGCAGATTCTGAGCCCAGAATTATGCGAGGAGCTGTCTGGCAAAGCCATCAATATCCACCACTCGTTCCTGCCAGGGTTCAAAGGGGCGAACCCGTATAAGCAGGCGCACCAGCGGGGTGTGAAGCTTATCGGCGCAACCGCGCACTTTGTCACCACCGATCTCGACGAGGGCCCGATCATCGAGCAGGACGTCGCCCGCGTTGATCACTCGCGCACACCCGCAGAGCTCGTTGCGCTCGGCCAGGATGAGGAAAGCCGCGCCCTTCGACGGGCGGTCACCTGGTTTGCCGAGAACCGGATTCTACTCGACGGCGACCGCACCATCATCTTCCAGTAG
- a CDS encoding DUF2568 domain-containing protein, translating into MTTTATPQQLDTITIVRGIVHLALFAAIGAWGFLAWPLPWPGIATGVGSIILAILMWAVFLSPKPILHVDVYGRGLVELLLIAAAVVGLFMIDVTPIIPIALGVVAAATGLMAGLRSIK; encoded by the coding sequence GTGACTACAACCGCCACTCCTCAGCAGCTCGACACCATCACGATCGTTCGCGGCATCGTGCACCTCGCACTCTTCGCCGCGATTGGCGCGTGGGGGTTCCTCGCTTGGCCGCTGCCGTGGCCGGGTATCGCCACCGGAGTTGGCAGCATCATCCTGGCAATCCTCATGTGGGCGGTCTTCCTCTCTCCGAAGCCGATCCTGCATGTTGATGTGTATGGTCGCGGGCTCGTTGAGCTGCTGCTCATCGCGGCGGCGGTTGTTGGCCTCTTCATGATCGATGTCACCCCGATCATCCCGATTGCCCTCGGCGTTGTTGCCGCGGCCACGGGCCTTATGGCTGGGCTGCGCAGCATCAAATAA